GACAAAAATGTGGGAAAATCCGTCCAAATCCTTAACACCCGCTTGGAATTCGGGATTGATATCGATGTGCCCCCGGACCCCCTGGGCCCCGGTAGGCTGAATAGGCGCCCCCTCGCGGCTCGTATGCGGCGAGCGGACGGTCCCGATGGAGGTAAAACACATCTCAGCCATAGCGTCTCCTTGACTCGCCCCCAGTGGCTCGCAAGCCGGGTGGCGGCATAATTGTCTGTTTGATCCTCGAAGCTCGTTCTCCGCGAAACAAGTTGTAACAAATTTGTCCAAGACCGCATCCACCCGAAAAGTCAAATGCCATTTTTGACAAAAAAACCGCTCGCCCTGGGCCAGGGTCCTTCCAAATGCGAGGGATTTCCAGCCAAAATCCGGTTTTGGCACCTCTCTTGCCTCCGTGTATTCGAACACACTGAAGGAGGTATATCTATGAGTCCTGCTGACACCGGTTTTATTCTCATTTGTGCCGCCCTGGTCATGCTCATGACCCCAGGGCTGGCCCTGTTCTACGCGGGCATGACCCGCTCCAAAAACGTCCTCGGGACCCTGATGCAGAGCTTTATCGCCCTGGCCGTGGTCACCGTGGTCTGGATTGTGTGGGGCTATTCCCTGGCCTTTGGTTCGGACATTTTCATGCTCATCGGCGGATTTGATTTTCTGGGCCTGCGCAATGTGGGCATGGAGCCCAACCCGGATCTGGCCGGCAACATTCCCCACCTGGCGTTCATGATTTTCCAATGCATGTTCGCCATCATCACCCCGGCCCTGATCAGCGGCGCCTTTGCCGAGCGGATGCGCTTCAAGGGTTTTCTCGTCTTTACAATTTTGTGGTCCACGTTTGTCTACAGCCCGTTGTGCCATTGGGTCTGGGGCGGCGGATGGATGGGTGCCATGGGCGCCCTGGACTTTGCTGGCGGCGCTGTGGTGCACATGAGTTCAGGCAGCGCAGCACTGGCGGCCTGTCTCTTTCTTGGTCCCCGAAAAGGCTATGGGACCCGGTCGTTCATTCCCCACAATCTGCCCATGACCATCACCGGGGCGGCATTGCTTTGGTTCGGCTGGTTCGGTTTCAATGCCGGGAGCGCTCTGGCTGCGGACGGTCTCGCCGCCCACGCCTTTGTGACCACCCATATTGCTACGGCCGCGGCGGTGCTTGGCTGGCTGGTGGTCGAAACCCGGCACGCCGGCAAACCAACCACACTTGGCGCCGTCTCCGGAGCCATCGCCGGACTGGTGGCCATTACTCCGGCAGCGGGCTTCGTCGGTCCCATCGGCGCCCTGATCATTGGCTTTGTCGGCGGCATGGCCTGCTACGGCACCGTGTTGCTGAAAAAAGCCTTCGGGTACGACGATTCCCTTGATGTCGTCGGCATCCACGGCGCCGGGGGCGTCTGGGGTGCGCTGGCAACCGGCCTCTTCGCCCGTCTGAGCGTCAATCCTGGCGGAGCGAACGGTCTGTTTTTTGGCAATTTTTCCCAATTCTGGATCCAGTTGATTTCGGTTGTCGCTACCTGCGTCTTCGCCTTTGCCCTGACCTGGATCCTGCTGAAAATCACGGATAGGCTGGTCGGACTGCGTGTTTCCCCTGAAGAGGAGGAACAGGGTCTGGACATCAGCCAGCACAGCGAAACAGGGTACCAGTGGTAGACCGGCTATGCCGGCCTGCCCGAACAGACAACAGGCACTCGCACTGGAGGATATATGCGCAAAATAGAGATCATTACCAGACCGTTTAAACTCGATGAGGTCAAGCAGCGTCTGACCAAGCTCGGCATCCAGGGCATGACCGTCACCGAGGTCAAGGGGTTTGGTCGTCAGCGCGGCCACAAGGAGATCTACCGGGGAGCTGAATACCAGGTCGATTTCGTGGCCAAGGTCAAGATCGAAATCGTCGTCGATGACGGCCTGGTCGAGGAGATCGTCTCCACTGTCCAGGAAGGGGCCCGCACCGGCAAGGTTGGTGACGGCAAGATCTTCATCTCCCCTGTGGATAACGCCGTGCGAATCCGCACAGGAGAAAGCGGCGCAGAAGCTCTCTGATCCGGACAGCTATGGACATCCCCGACCTCGACGCCCCTTCCCGGGCCTGCTTGGCCCAATTTGACGCTGCTCGCGCTCGAAGGGCCGGAGCCACGGATCCGAGCCGTGCTCCGGCCTTTTGTCGCGAACTTTCAGCCTGGATCGACGGGTACTTCGAGGCCCGCATCGCTTCGATCTTCCCCGGCACCACGACTGCCGTGCTCGCCGTAGGGGGATATGGCCGCAGGGAACTCGGTCTGGCCTCGGACATCGACATCCTCTTGCTCTGTCCGCCGGACTCCCCCAAAGCCGCCGAAATCGCCGGGCCACTCCTTCATCCTCTCTGGGACGCGAAGCTCGACGTCGGCCATGCGGTGCGAACCCTGGAAGAATGTCTGGCTTGGGCCTCCAGCGATCCCAGCGTCTTCGCCGCCCTGCTCGACAGGCGGTATGTCGCCGGTCGCGAGGCACTGGCCAGAGAACTCGACACCCACCTCCTGGCCTTCACCCGGCGAAGGGGCCGGGAGGTGTTTGAATGGCTGCGGACCCAGCGCCTCGAACGTGCCGCCCTGCATGGAGACGCCAGCCAGGAACTCGAACCGGATTGCAAATACGGCCTCGGTGGATTGCGCGATTACCACCTCTGCCACTGGACCGGTCTGCTCTTCGAGGACTCCGAGATAGCCCTGCCTCCGGCCATCATTGAAGGGCGCGACTTTCTCCTGGCCGCCCGCAACGCCGTCACCCTGTGTGACGGCCGCCCCCGAGACACAATTCCGCTGGATCTTATTCCCCCGGTGGCCGAGGCCCTGGCCGGAAACGACATCCAAGAGGGAAATTCGCCAGTGGAGCGCTTCTATGCCCGCTTTCAGGACCATGCCGCACGCCTCAAACGCTACACCAACCATCTGGTGCTTCACGCCGCCGATCAATTCCCCTGCGCCGCTTCGGCCACATTGACCGGCGGCGGGCTGGAATTGCTGAAGGCAGACCTGGCCACAAAACGTCTGCCAAGCTGGCAGACCCAGGAGACCTTACGGCGTGACCCCCCGCAAACCGCAAAGCAGCGCCGAGATGGGGCGGACATCGTATTGGCCTGCCTGCAGGATCCCGACCCGCTGCCGCTGTTGGAAATACTCCACGAAACCGGCTTTCTCGCGGCCATTGTCCCCCCGTGGGCACAAGCGGCCCACACCTTTGCCCTGGATGGGAGCCATCGCTATCCCACGGGGTGGCACAGCCTGCACAGCGTGGGGGCATTGGCCGAACTCAGCCGCGGCGAGGCGACTGTGTTCGGCGATCCAGGGTATGAAACCCTTGCCAAAACCCCCGTTCTCAGACTCGCCGCGCTGGTCCATGACATTGGCAAAGGACGTTCCGATCATGCCCATGCCGGTGCCCGTCTTTTTCAACCTTTCCTGGACCTTTTTGCCTTGACAGAGAAAGAGAAACGGCTGCTTCGCTTTTTGATTGAAAACCACCTCCTCCTTTCCACCACCGCCACCCGCCGGGACCTCCAAGAAGAGGAAACCGTGCTGGCCTTCGCCAACCAGGTCGGGCATCCAGCGACCCTGCACGCCCTGCTTCTGCTGACCTGGGCCGACAGCCGGGCCAGTGGCTCCGCCGGTTGGACTCCATGGGTCGCCAGTCTGATCAATGAACTGGTGACCAAGACCAGTCGCCTGCTCGCCAGCGGCGAATTCGCCGACGGGCACCATGCCCGCCGCCTCAGCCGCATCCGCGACCAGCTCCGATCCCGGATGCCATGGCCGTGCTCGGCGGAACACAAGGAAACCCTCCTGCAACGTCTGGGCTCGCGCTACCTTCTGCAGCACGATATCGACAATGTTCTCGAACACCTGGACATGTACCGTGCCGCCACTGAAAAGGCCCTGCGGGGCCCTGTTGTGCGAGCCTGGCGCAGGCAGGGAGTGGACGGATGGCGCATCGACGCCCTGTGCCTCAAGGAGGATCGGCTTTTCTCGGCCCTGGCCGGCGTGCTGACCCGGCATCAGGTCAATATCCGGTCCGGGACGCTGCACCGCTGGTTGGACGGGACTATCGTCGTTTCCCTGCACACCGACGAACCTCCGGATCCGTTGTACCCGGAGAAGTATTGGCAACGGGTCCGGTCAGACCTGGAAGCGGTCTTTTCCGCCAGGCTGGCGCTCGAATACCAGCTCGCCCGGGTGGTGCCCAGATTTGAGACTCCCCCTGGCTGTGCGGTCCAACTTCGCCTCGACAATGCGGGCTCTGATTTTTTCACGGTCATTGAAATCGCGGCCCCGGATCAGGCGGGGCTGCTCTACCGTATCGTCCACGCCCTGGAGGAGCTCAAATTGGAAGTCGCCTGGGCCTCGGTGCACACCGTCAGCCACCATGTCACAGACACCTTCTATGTCCGGGACCAATGGGGAGAAAAACTCACCGCTGCCGAACAGGAACAGACGGTCCGGCAAGCATTATACCATTGCCTCAAACCCACTTGACAGCTCTGTCTTCATAATGCGTGTCACAAGCCCCGCTCAGGTGCGTTCTTTTCGACCACCTGGTCACTCAGACCTTCTTTCGCCCCATGTGTTGCGCCTGGTGCACATCGCAGGGGCCCAGGTCGTAGACCCGGATCTTGGTACTGCGGGGAAATTCCTGTTTGAGGACCTTTTTCAAAAATTTGCGCATTTCACTGTGCTCAATTTCCAGGGTATCGACAAAAAACCCGTCCTGACGCACGAAATACCGCTCCGACGTTTCCTTACGAAAGACAACCGAACGATTTCGCTTGTAGGTCCGGACATCGAGACAATGGCCAACCGGCAATTTGGCCAGCTTCTGCAAAAAAACAGACACAAACGTCGCTTTATCCAACATGGATCTCTCGTGCTCCTTTGTTCGCCAGGAAGCAGGATACATCCCCACTGCCCTCAGTGCGCCCCCGCAACCCAGTGGGCACCCAGAGGCAGCATGCGAGACGCCGACCGCCAACGACAAAAAGGGCCGCCTCCCTTAACGGAAAGCGGCCCAGAAAGGTGTCAATGAAGCGACGCCCTAGGGCAGCCACTTCTCGACTTTTTCAGGATTCTCACTGATCCACTTCTTGGCGGATTCGTAGGGATCCATGCCGTCCTGGTTCCAGACCATGACTTCGGCCATGTCTTCGGGAGCCCAGTAGAAGTTGTCCAGAAATTCGTAGACTTCAGGCATATCTTCTTTCAGCCCCTGGCGGACGATGGTCGAAATGAACTCTTCGCCGCCATAGACGCCCTTGGGGTCGTTCAAGTACTTGAGATCCCACTTGGCGAACTTCCAGTGCGGCGTCCAGCCGGTGACCACGACCCATTCTTTGTCTTCGATACGGTTTTTCAAAACCGCGGTCATGGTCGCGCCGCTGCCTTCCATGAGTTCGATGTTGTCCATGTTGTATTCTTCGACCGCCTCTTCAGTAGCCGACATGATGCCCGCACCGGGATCGATCCCGATGATCTGCTCGTCGAACTTCTCGGCATACTCGTTGATTTGATCGATAGAATCGATGCTCACATACTCAGGCACAACAAGACCGATACGGGTGCCTTCGAGGTTGGGACCGAGATCGACAACCTCGTCCTTGACCTTTTCCAGGTAATGGCCGTGGGTGGTGGGCAGCCAGGCGGCTACCAGTCCGTCCACGTCACCTGTGGCAGTCGCCTGCCACATGGCGGCACCACTTACCGGCGTGATTTCACATTCATAACCCATTTTTTCCTGCAAAACAGCTTGGACCACATTGGTCGAAGCGACCTCGGACGACCATTCCACATAGGCCAGTTCCACGGTGTCCTTGGCCATGGCAGTGCTTACTCCAGCCAGAATGAAAGCACTCAGTACCAAAGCGATAAGCGTCAGCTTTCTCACGGTAATCCTCCTTAGGTTTGGGGTGGGTATGCGAGAAACACGCCCTCGCGGCGCGAGGGCGTTTGCGCCAAAAGGGTATTACTCCCGTCTTTTGTTCCCGCCGCCGACCTGCTGCATGATGCGGTCCAGAATAATGGCGACGATCACGATGCCGATACCGGCCTCAAAGCCGCGCCCGGGTTCCAGGCGCTGAATGGCCTTCCAGACCTCACCGCCGAGCCCTTTGGCGCCAATCATGGCCGCGATAACAACCATGGACAGGGCGAGCATAATCGTCTGGTTGACTCCGGCCAGAATGGTCGGCGTGGCCAGCGGCAGCTGCAATTTGAACAGCTTCTGGGACTTGGTGGAGCCAAACGCGTCGGCGGCTTCAACCAATTCACCGGGCACTTGGCGAATTCCAAGTGAGGTCAGACGGATCGACGGCGGCATAGCGAAAATGACCGTCGAAAAGATGGCCGCGACCTTCCCGAGACCGAAAAACGGAATCGCCGGGATCAGGTACACAAAGGCCGGCATGGTCTGCATAAAGTCGAGAATCGGGGTCACAACCCGGAAGAAGGTCTGGTTCAAGGCGGCGAAGATACCCAGCGGCACCCCGATCATGACCGCAATCGCTGTGGCCACGAGAACCAAAGCGATGGTGCTCAGGGTCGGATCCCACAGCCCCATGTTCCAGACCAGACCGAGACCGAGGACGGTAAACAGGCCGATGCCACGTCGTTTACTGAGCCACCAGGCCAAGGCGGCGGCCAAGATAATAAACAGCCAGGGCGGCAAGAGCCCCATGCCCCCGACGAGAACATCGAGCCCGGTCTCGACCACCCGGGTAAAGGCCTTGGTTGCAAATGAAAAGTTGTCAGCCAGAAAATCAATTGTGGCTTCTATAACGTCACCTACTGGTATCTTCCATGCCATGGGTTGAACTCCCTTATCGTTATCGTCTGGACGCGCCTGGGTGGAGCGTCGCTATAAGTCAGATGCGGTCTTGCTGCGGCTCTCAGCGGTTGCGCCAGCTTACTCCACCACACCGCGGTCTGAAAGGGCCGCCAGAATCGTTCCCCGGACAATCACGCCGCGCAGACGCTTCTCTTCATCAACAACGGCCAACGGATAGGGGATTTCGCTGAGTTCAGCGAACAGCTCATGGGCGGGCACGTCCGTGGCCACCGTTTTAACATCGCGGATGAGGATATTTTCCAGCGTCTTATCACCGTTTTCAACCGCCTTGGCGGCCTCTTCAGCCATGACCACGCCGACGATATGGTTGCTGTCTTCCACAACAAAGATTGAGGAAATGCCGGCCTTGCGCATTTTCCGCAGCGCGGCCCGCGGGCCGTCGGTGCGCCAATTGGCCAGGGCTTCGGAGTGCTTCATGACCGTTTCAGCGGTGAGGACCTTGGACATGTCGACGTCTTCAACAAACTTGGCCACATACTCATCCGCCGGTTTGGTCAGAATTTCCTCGGCCGTGCCTTCCTGAACCACGTAGCCGTCTTTCATGAGGATGATCCGGTCACCGAGTTTAAGGGCTTCGTCCAGATCGTGACTGATAAAGACAATGGTCTTCTGCATCCGGCTCTGCAGCTCAATCAGCTCATCCTGCATGTCCCGGCGGATCAGCGGGTCCAAAGCGGAAAAAGCTTCGTCCATAAGCATGATATCCGAGTCCAGGGCCAGGGCGCGGGCCAGACCGACACGTTGCTGCATCCCGCCACTGAGCTGGGACGGATAGGAATCGCCCCAACCCTTCAGGCCGACCTGCTCCAGGGCTTCCTGGCTCCGGCGCTTGCGTTCTTCCATCTCCACGCCCTGGATTTCCAGACCGTAGCCCACGTTTTGCAGGACGGTGCGATGGGGGAAGAGGGCGAAGTTCTGAAAGACCATCCCGAAGTGCTTTAAACGCATTTTGCGCAGGCCGTCCTCGTCGAGCTGGGTGATTTCGTCCCCGCCGACGTAAATCTTACCGGCCGTGGGCTCAATCAAACGGTTGATACACCGGACCAGGGTCGATTTTCCACTTCCGGAAAGGCCCATGATGACGAGGATCTCGCCTTCCTTGACCTCAAAGGAAACATTGTTGACCCCAACACTGAGCTTGTACTCCTCCATGACCTCTTCTTTGCCTTTGCCCTGTTGGAGCGGCTCAATGCCTCGTTCGGGATGGGGCCCGAAAATCTTGTACACATTTTCAACTTTAATCTTTGTCTCAGCCATATTGTCCCTCGTTTCGCTAAGGTGCTCTCCTTAAGGACTAAGCGCAGAACTCGGCAGTCGTGTCAAGCGATATCACTCTCCGGTAACCCGTCTGCTGCGCTAACCTCTCGCCGTGTTTGGTTAAAAATTATATGGTTAAAATACGAATTATTGGAAAAAAAATCCTGCCCCATCGGACTGCTGAACCAAGCTGGTCACAAGCCTGAATGGTGGTGGTACAGTGGCTGGAAAATCCCAAAAAAGGCAGGGGTGGTATACGAATCCGTCCGGAGGATCTCGCTGTGGGGCAGCGCTCCCGGAGCGGCCGGATGCTGTGAGGAGATGTGGGGTCGTCTGCGCTGGAAAGCGTAATGACTACTCATAGATAGAACACGCGTTAAACGGCCGCGGATGCCGGATTTTCGGCCCCGGATCGATTCGTGGGCCGCGAAAACAAAGACATATTTATAGACTTACAGCAAGGATGTCAAGGGCTATTGACATTTTGACATTTTTATGTATCTTTCGTCCAACACATAACGCCGGAACGAACGAGGTGGACAGGTGTCGGAGAAAGAACAAGTCCCTACAAAACAGCTTACCCTTCGGTTGCCTCTTGATACACATCGCAAGCTCAAGATTTTGTCGGCCTGCACCGGCAAAAGCATGAAAACCCTCTTGGTCGAGTGCATCAATGACAAACTCCAGGAATGCCTGGAGCAAGAACTTTCAGACCATCCTTTGCGGAGGTAGGTATGCCCTTGTTTGAATATATCTGCCGCGATTGCGGACAGGAATTCGAAGAGATGGCCCCGTCCAGCGACGACAGCAAGGTCCGCTGCCCTGCCTGTCAAAGCGAGAACATCCAGAGACAGATGTCGGCCGTGCGGTGTCAGTCCGGCTCTCCGGGCGGTCAGCCGGGGACAGGATGCGCTCCGGCCGGGGGCTTTTCCTGAGCCTGATTTCGCGTTTCCGTGCGAAACGCCGACGTGATTCGCATCACACAAAGCGCCGCTGCTTTCACAGCGGCGCTTTGTGTATGACCCCCCGACCCGTTCTCGCGGACCACAAATCCATTCGGCCTTGCTCAAGAATTTTCCGACTGACCGTGCGGACGGTACCAACCCGCCAGCCGCGCCGGAGAAACACCGCAGAAATACGCCAAGCGCAAACTCCAATTGCGCAGCGTGCCCCGCACGATCCCCTCTTTCTCCCACCGTCGCGGCGAGGTCCGGACGCCCGGATGCACAATGGCGATCCGTGTCTTCCCCCGCCGTAAACGGCGCATCAATTCCAGATCTTCCATCAAGGCAATCTCGGGGAACCCCCCGAAGCGAAAAAACGTTTCCCGGCGGAAAAACAACCCCTGGTCGCCGTAAGGCACACGCGTCCATCGGGAGCGAAGCGAGGCGACGGCCGCGACAACCCGAAGCCCCAGCCTCGCAGAATCCACGCCAAGATCAAAGGCCCCCGCCTCGGCCGTCCCCCCCAGCGCCTCTCCTAAGGCGTACAATCCCAGATGGGGCAGCCGCGTATCCGCGTGCAAAAAGAGCAACCGCTCTGCCCTGGCCAGCCCGGCCCCGGCATTGCATTGCCGGGCCCGTCCCGCCGGGGCGCGAACTCCGCGCACCCCTGCCACGTGCAGGGCCTTTAACGTATCCGCCTCTGGGGCGCCGTCCACGACAAGGACCTCTATTTCCCCTGGCGCCGGCAAGGAAAAGACATGGCGACAGACGGCATTGATCCCGCCGGCCTCATGGAAGGCGGGGATCACCACACTGCAAAATACGTTACTCACGCCTGCTCCTTAAAAAAAGGGATTGCTCGGTCTCCTCCAGCCACTCCAGAAGAAGTTCGATGCCCCGCATTATGGTCACTCGGCTTGCATCCGCCCCGAGCTGAATGTATGATTGATGCTATGAATCCATTAAAAATCGCGCCCCAAACCCACTCCCGGAATTGAGCTTCGGCCTGGAAATCCTTGCAACGCCCCTCAAAAGCATCGCCCTTTCCCACGCATTGCCTGGAGAGGCAACCGGGCGTCGCCTGTGCACCCACATTCGATTCCCAGTCTGCACGCCCCATTCCGGAAGCGATCCAGAAATCCAGGTTCCCCCAATTTGCCAGCGAGCCGTTCATGTCCACCATTCCCCCCAATCCTAAGCTCTATTCCCGAGAAGCCGCCCGTATTCTGCGCCACAGCGACTGGAAGGGCCAACACATCGTTTTCACCAACGGGTGCTTCGACCTGCTCCACCCCGGTCATGTCGACTATCTCCAGCGCGCCCGGGCCCTCGGGAGCTTTCTTTGCGTCGGTCTCAACAGCGACGCCTCGGTCGCCCGCCTCAAAGGAGTCTCCCGGCCGGTGGTGGCCGAAGCGGCGCGCGCCTTTGTCCTTGCCGGCCTTGCTTGCGTCGACGCCGTCGTGGTCTTCGACGAGGACACCCCTTACGAATTGATCTGTGCCGTCCAGCCGCACACCCTGGTCAAGGGTGGGGATTGGAGTGTCGAAGCCATTGTCGGGCGCGATATCGTTGAACAGGCCGGGGGAGAGGTCCTGAGTCTGCCGGTTTTAGCCGGGTACTCGACCAGCGCCCTCATCCAACGCATCCAGCAGGACCGAGCATGAGCCAACACACCCCGATCTGGCAACGCCGCCGCCTGACCTATTGCCTGGACATCCTGTTGCCATTGTTGCGCGAAGCCGGGGAAATCGTCCAGGAGCAGGAGGCCCGGGTCCGCCGCCACGCCGAGGACAAACATATTTCCGGCAAGGATCCCGCCGGGTTCGATCTGCTTTTGGAACTCGGTTTACAACGGCACGTCTTGCCCGAATCCGGTCCAAGCACGGTCACAGAAGAAGTGGTGCTCCAGACAGTGGGGAACTGTTTCGGCCTCAGCCTGATCCGGGTCGACTATCTCGACCTCGACCTTGAGGTCAGCACGAAAACGATCTCTGAGAGCTTCGCCCGCAGTCACCAGATCGTGCCTCTGCGCATCGAAGACGGCCGTCTCACCCTTTTGGCCTTCAACCCCTTTCAACCCGATCTCTGGGCTGACATGCAGCGGGTCACCGGCCTGCCCTACACCGTCTATCTTGGCACCCGCGCGGATATCCACCGCCTGATCGACGATTTCTTTCGTTTTCGGCTGGCCATCCAGGCCGCGTCCGAAGAATTCGGCGACGGCCTCGATATTTCTAATCTTGAAGGGCGGGTCGATGTCGGCAGCAAGGGCCCCCCAGGCCAGCGCAGCCATAAACACATTATCCAGGCCGTGGACTACCTCTTGCAA
The sequence above is drawn from the Desulfohalobium retbaense DSM 5692 genome and encodes:
- a CDS encoding P-II family nitrogen regulator; protein product: MRKIEIITRPFKLDEVKQRLTKLGIQGMTVTEVKGFGRQRGHKEIYRGAEYQVDFVAKVKIEIVVDDGLVEEIVSTVQEGARTGKVGDGKIFISPVDNAVRIRTGESGAEAL
- a CDS encoding TIGR04283 family arsenosugar biosynthesis glycosyltransferase, whose translation is MSNVFCSVVIPAFHEAGGINAVCRHVFSLPAPGEIEVLVVDGAPEADTLKALHVAGVRGVRAPAGRARQCNAGAGLARAERLLFLHADTRLPHLGLYALGEALGGTAEAGAFDLGVDSARLGLRVVAAVASLRSRWTRVPYGDQGLFFRRETFFRFGGFPEIALMEDLELMRRLRRGKTRIAIVHPGVRTSPRRWEKEGIVRGTLRNWSLRLAYFCGVSPARLAGWYRPHGQSENS
- a CDS encoding ammonium transporter, producing MSPADTGFILICAALVMLMTPGLALFYAGMTRSKNVLGTLMQSFIALAVVTVVWIVWGYSLAFGSDIFMLIGGFDFLGLRNVGMEPNPDLAGNIPHLAFMIFQCMFAIITPALISGAFAERMRFKGFLVFTILWSTFVYSPLCHWVWGGGWMGAMGALDFAGGAVVHMSSGSAALAACLFLGPRKGYGTRSFIPHNLPMTITGAALLWFGWFGFNAGSALAADGLAAHAFVTTHIATAAAVLGWLVVETRHAGKPTTLGAVSGAIAGLVAITPAAGFVGPIGALIIGFVGGMACYGTVLLKKAFGYDDSLDVVGIHGAGGVWGALATGLFARLSVNPGGANGLFFGNFSQFWIQLISVVATCVFAFALTWILLKITDRLVGLRVSPEEEEQGLDISQHSETGYQW
- a CDS encoding FmdB family zinc ribbon protein, coding for MPLFEYICRDCGQEFEEMAPSSDDSKVRCPACQSENIQRQMSAVRCQSGSPGGQPGTGCAPAGGFS
- a CDS encoding quaternary amine ABC transporter ATP-binding protein; translation: MAETKIKVENVYKIFGPHPERGIEPLQQGKGKEEVMEEYKLSVGVNNVSFEVKEGEILVIMGLSGSGKSTLVRCINRLIEPTAGKIYVGGDEITQLDEDGLRKMRLKHFGMVFQNFALFPHRTVLQNVGYGLEIQGVEMEERKRRSQEALEQVGLKGWGDSYPSQLSGGMQQRVGLARALALDSDIMLMDEAFSALDPLIRRDMQDELIELQSRMQKTIVFISHDLDEALKLGDRIILMKDGYVVQEGTAEEILTKPADEYVAKFVEDVDMSKVLTAETVMKHSEALANWRTDGPRAALRKMRKAGISSIFVVEDSNHIVGVVMAEEAAKAVENGDKTLENILIRDVKTVATDVPAHELFAELSEIPYPLAVVDEEKRLRGVIVRGTILAALSDRGVVE
- a CDS encoding ABC transporter permease, which encodes MAWKIPVGDVIEATIDFLADNFSFATKAFTRVVETGLDVLVGGMGLLPPWLFIILAAALAWWLSKRRGIGLFTVLGLGLVWNMGLWDPTLSTIALVLVATAIAVMIGVPLGIFAALNQTFFRVVTPILDFMQTMPAFVYLIPAIPFFGLGKVAAIFSTVIFAMPPSIRLTSLGIRQVPGELVEAADAFGSTKSQKLFKLQLPLATPTILAGVNQTIMLALSMVVIAAMIGAKGLGGEVWKAIQRLEPGRGFEAGIGIVIVAIILDRIMQQVGGGNKRRE
- a CDS encoding HD domain-containing protein — protein: MDIPDLDAPSRACLAQFDAARARRAGATDPSRAPAFCRELSAWIDGYFEARIASIFPGTTTAVLAVGGYGRRELGLASDIDILLLCPPDSPKAAEIAGPLLHPLWDAKLDVGHAVRTLEECLAWASSDPSVFAALLDRRYVAGREALARELDTHLLAFTRRRGREVFEWLRTQRLERAALHGDASQELEPDCKYGLGGLRDYHLCHWTGLLFEDSEIALPPAIIEGRDFLLAARNAVTLCDGRPRDTIPLDLIPPVAEALAGNDIQEGNSPVERFYARFQDHAARLKRYTNHLVLHAADQFPCAASATLTGGGLELLKADLATKRLPSWQTQETLRRDPPQTAKQRRDGADIVLACLQDPDPLPLLEILHETGFLAAIVPPWAQAAHTFALDGSHRYPTGWHSLHSVGALAELSRGEATVFGDPGYETLAKTPVLRLAALVHDIGKGRSDHAHAGARLFQPFLDLFALTEKEKRLLRFLIENHLLLSTTATRRDLQEEETVLAFANQVGHPATLHALLLLTWADSRASGSAGWTPWVASLINELVTKTSRLLASGEFADGHHARRLSRIRDQLRSRMPWPCSAEHKETLLQRLGSRYLLQHDIDNVLEHLDMYRAATEKALRGPVVRAWRRQGVDGWRIDALCLKEDRLFSALAGVLTRHQVNIRSGTLHRWLDGTIVVSLHTDEPPDPLYPEKYWQRVRSDLEAVFSARLALEYQLARVVPRFETPPGCAVQLRLDNAGSDFFTVIEIAAPDQAGLLYRIVHALEELKLEVAWASVHTVSHHVTDTFYVRDQWGEKLTAAEQEQTVRQALYHCLKPT
- the rfaE2 gene encoding D-glycero-beta-D-manno-heptose 1-phosphate adenylyltransferase yields the protein MSTIPPNPKLYSREAARILRHSDWKGQHIVFTNGCFDLLHPGHVDYLQRARALGSFLCVGLNSDASVARLKGVSRPVVAEAARAFVLAGLACVDAVVVFDEDTPYELICAVQPHTLVKGGDWSVEAIVGRDIVEQAGGEVLSLPVLAGYSTSALIQRIQQDRA
- a CDS encoding glycine betaine ABC transporter substrate-binding protein — translated: MRKLTLIALVLSAFILAGVSTAMAKDTVELAYVEWSSEVASTNVVQAVLQEKMGYECEITPVSGAAMWQATATGDVDGLVAAWLPTTHGHYLEKVKDEVVDLGPNLEGTRIGLVVPEYVSIDSIDQINEYAEKFDEQIIGIDPGAGIMSATEEAVEEYNMDNIELMEGSGATMTAVLKNRIEDKEWVVVTGWTPHWKFAKWDLKYLNDPKGVYGGEEFISTIVRQGLKEDMPEVYEFLDNFYWAPEDMAEVMVWNQDGMDPYESAKKWISENPEKVEKWLP